In Arachis hypogaea cultivar Tifrunner chromosome 7, arahy.Tifrunner.gnm2.J5K5, whole genome shotgun sequence, the genomic window GCAATTCAATAAGCACATCAACTGCACCAGAACTCACAATTATTGATTTGTTTGGATTGTAAACTGCAAGATTGAATAGTGCAGTTGCTGCATCTCTTTTCCCAATTGGTGTGCCTTCTTTCAAGAGGAGGACTAATGCAGGAACCGCCCTTGGCCGCGCTCCGATTTGAACCTTGCAGTCATCTAACATACTCAAGCTGAATATTGTTGCTGCAGCATTCTCTCTGGCTTCCATTGTTCTCCCTTGTTCTAGAACTTGGACTATTTTGTCCACTGCGCCGGCCGACATGAGCAGAACCTTGTTGTTATCATAGATTGATAGGTTGAACATGGCAGTCACTGCATGTTCCTGGATTCTTGGATCATGTGATCCAAGTAGTGTTACCAGAAAAGGAATAGCACCTACCTCAGCTATGATTCGCCGGTTGTCCATGCCGGTTTTCGCCAGTAAACGAAGCTCATAGGCAGCTTGTCTTTGTGTGTCAGCTGAGCCTGTTGCCAATTTTCCAACCAGAAACTCTGCTGTCATTTTCACAGCATCTGCACCCGCTTTGTTGGCAGAGATGTGATCAATAGCGCCGTCATTTGAGTTCTTCTTATTGCTCTTTTCCTCGGAAACTGAAGAATTAGGCTCATTCAATGGAACATTGTTGTCATAGCACCATTGCTGAACAAGACTTTTCAGTGCAtagtttggtatcagagcagtgtGGATTAGCCTCTGTCCACTTTTGGGGCAAGTATGGTGGCCAGAGTTTATCCACTGCGCAATCGAATTTCGATCATATGTGTGGCCGGATGAAACAATCACAGGATCTCTCATTAAGTCAAGTGAAATTGGGCAGCGAAATTCGTCAGGAATTGACATGgattgagaagatgaagaactaTCATTGACTTTGTTGTACAAATATGAACAagattctttcttactttcttcattTTCTCCATCTCTGAAAATCATTGATTTGGAATAAGAAACAAGAGATATGAGGTTGTTTATGTTTGACACAACCACTAGTCCTCCTGTTCCTGCTTGATTCTGAGCTTCAATCTCCAACTTTGAAATTTCTATATCATAATCTGATATAGTTCTCAAACCAATGCTACTTAACAGTTCTTCCATTTTACCAAAATCCATATAGCCCTTGTTCTTCTTGTTTTGCATCATGTTGTTGGCCATTACTTCTAGAAGCATTTCTCTTCTTTGGAGCTCTCTAGGATCAATGGTTAACTCGGCTCGCTTCGCTTGTTTGTGAAGAAGATCCACTTGCTCCCTTATATCTGCAGTTATGTTGAGCAATCTAAGAGGCAAGATATCAAGGGCTCTTC contains:
- the LOC112702347 gene encoding U-box domain-containing protein 1-like is translated as MDCDALTLSTMTISSPGLLPTETLLDSLVHISNEVVSIEKLPFVQMRNVSSMIRRIKLLSSLFEEIQEAETPLPPSSTLCFTELLSVITRGKVLIQEIKDASTLWGLIQLEFISNQFYVLVKEMGRALDILPLRLLNITADIREQVDLLHKQAKRAELTIDPRELQRREMLLEVMANNMMQNKKNKGYMDFGKMEELLSSIGLRTISDYDIEISKLEIEAQNQAGTGGLVVVSNINNLISLVSYSKSMIFRDGENEESKKESCSYLYNKVNDSSSSSQSMSIPDEFRCPISLDLMRDPVIVSSGHTYDRNSIAQWINSGHHTCPKSGQRLIHTALIPNYALKSLVQQWCYDNNVPLNEPNSSVSEEKSNKKNSNDGAIDHISANKAGADAVKMTAEFLVGKLATGSADTQRQAAYELRLLAKTGMDNRRIIAEVGAIPFLVTLLGSHDPRIQEHAVTAMFNLSIYDNNKVLLMSAGAVDKIVQVLEQGRTMEARENAAATIFSLSMLDDCKVQIGARPRAVPALVLLLKEGTPIGKRDAATALFNLAVYNPNKSIIVSSGAVDVLIELLMDDKASITDDALSVLALLLGCSQGLKEIRNSRELVPLLIDLLRFGSVKGKENSITLLLGLCKEETEVVARRLLANPRSVPSLQSLAAHGSLRARRKADALLRLLNRCCSQPHHSL